The genomic stretch CGGAGAAAATCGGCGAGAACGCGATCGCGATCCCACCGCCCACGCGGAAATCCTCGCCCTACGTGCAGCCGGACAAGCTTTAAATACTTGGCATTTAAACACCTGCACCCTTTATGTCACCTTAGAACCCTGCGCCATGTGTTCTGGGGCGATTATCTTGGCGCGGCTAGGGTTGCTGGTGTATGGTGCAGATGACCCAAAAACTGGCACAATCCGCACCGTTGCCAATAGTCCTGATAGCGCCTACTCCAACCATCGCTTACCTGTCTTAGCGGGGATTATGGAAACCGAATGTCGAGAGTATCTGAAATCCTGGTTTGCCCAACGACGCCAGCGCGATCTACAATCAACGCTTAACCATGACATTAACAGAACTGTCCCTTCAGTAGACGACAGGGGTAGTCAGACCTCATAAGGTAAGAGTGGAGAGTCGAAACACAAAAAACCCAATCCCTTATGATGCAACTCCAATCCCGTGAACAGAACCAAACTCCCTCAACCTTGGACAAGCCTGATTCAAAGACGGTCAATTCCGCCAAAATAGTTCCCGTCAACTCCAATGTATCCCCTTGGTTAACCTCAATCTTCTATCCGTTGGGGCGTCGTATCCTCATGCCCCTTTATTTTGGGCGGCTGCAAGTGACGGGACAAGACAACATTCCCAAAACCGGTCCGGTTATTTTAGCACCCACCCATCGATCGCGTTGGGATGGATTAACCATGGCTTATGCCGCTGGCAAACCTGTCACAGGAAGGGATTTGCGATTTATGGTGTCGCAAGATGAAATGAAAGGATTACAAGGCTGGTTTATCCGCCGCCTGGGTGGGTTTCCGGTGAATACGAAACACCCGGGAATCAGCAGTATCCGGCATAGTGTTGAACTCCTGCGTCGTGGCGAAGCCCTGGTGATGTTTCCCGAAGGTAATATTTTTCGTCATGGTGACGTTAATCCACTGAAACCCGGTATGGCACGAATTGCCCTGCAAGCCGAATCCAATCAACCAGGTTTGGGATTGAAAATTGTACCCGTTAGCATCCGTTATAGTGACCCTGTTCCTCAGTGGGGTTCTGATATTGACATTCAGATTGGATCTGCTTTAGATGTCGCCAAGTATTGCAACCAGTCAGCTAAAAAAGGCGCTCAACAGCTAACCACGGATCTAGAAATAGCACTGAAACAAGTCGATCAAAAGCTAGAAGTAATCAAAGAAGCTGTTTAAGTTGGTGGGAAAAATTAAAGTTAACGGTAGGGATCGTCATTCGTCAGGCTTAAATCTCCGGCTGGTGCTGTACTATAGGTTGATGTGAATAGTCCTCCCCCTGGGGTTAGAGTTAAATTCGGGGTCACAATAGAGATTGAACTTCCGGGTATTTCCCAGTAGGGTGAGGATGATCCCTGGACGCTTCATGATTCGGTTATTTGGGTTGGACTTGAGAGTATATTAAGCGTTAGGGTGTGCGATCAGCTTGGCTGGTGCGCTTCGCGCGATACGTTCTGAAGGAACAGGCTCCGCCAACGCGCTCTATCTTAGCCGTAGCTGAAACACTTTCCTAGACAGGGATTGGCGGTTTTGGTTACGGGATGCGATCGCAATGATCCTAATCTATGCCAATTTCTCGTTTAATTGCTTCAGCTTGCTCAAAGAATTCTCGATTTGCGGTTTGGGTTACGGGGTGCGATCGCAATGATCCTAATCTATGCCAATTTCTCGTTTAATTGCTTCAGCTTGCTCAAAGAATTCTCTGGCTTTCTGTTCTTGTCCCATGGCGCGGTAAGTTAATCCTAAATTGTAGAGCGTGATAGCCTCACCTCGTCTATCGCCTATTTCCTGGAAAATCGATAAAGACTGCTGATACAATTCAATCGCTTTTTCGTATTGGGAGAGATTTCCGTAAGCTATTCCCAAATTCATGAAAGAACCAGCCTCACCTCGTCTATCGCCTATTTCCTGGAAAATTGATAAAGACTGCTGATACAATTCAATCGCTTTTTCGTATTGGGAGAGATTGCTGTAAGCTGATCCCAAATTCATGAAAGAACCAGCCTTACCTCGTCTATCGCCTATTTCCTGGAAAATCGGTAAAGCTTGCTGATACAATTCAATCACTTTTTCGTATTGGGAGAGATTGCTGTAAGCTGATCCCAAATTCGTGAGAGACTTAGCGACACCTTGTCTATCACCTATTTCCTGACGAATCGATAAAGACTGCTGATGAAATTCAATCGCTTTTTCGTATTGGGAGAGATTATTATAAGCATTTCCTAAATTATTGAGAGAGTCAGCTACACCTCGTCTATCGCCTATTTCCTGGAAAATCGGTAAAGCTTGCTGATACAATTCAATCGCTTTTTCGTATTGGGAGAGATTTCCGTAAACATTTCCAAAATTCATAAGGGACTTAGCGACACCTTGTCTATCACCTATTTCCTGACGAATCGATAAAGACTGCTGATGAAATTCAATCGCTTTTTCGTATTGGGAGAGATTATTATAAGCATTTCCTAAATTATTGAGAGAGTCAGCTACACCTCGTCTATCGCCTATTTCCTGGAAAATCGGTAAAGCTTGCTGAAACAATTCAATTGCTTTTTTGTATTGGGAGAGACTGTAGTAAACATTTCCAAAATTGTTAAGAGAGTCAGCTACACCTAGCTGATCACCTATTTCTTGGAAAATCGATAAAGACTGCTGATACAATTCAATCGCTTTTTCGTATTGAGAGAGACTGTAGTAAGCTATTCCCAAATTGTTAAGAGAGTCAGCTACACCTAGCTGATCACCTATTTCCTGGAAAATCGATAAAGACTGCTGATACAATTCAATCGCTTTTTCGTATTGAGAGAGACTGTAGTAAGCTATTCCCAAATTCGTGAGAGACTTAGCGACACCTTGTCTATCACCTATTTCCTGAAAAATCGATAAAGACTTTTGCCAAGACTCAATCGCTTCCCGAAATTGACGCCTTTGAAATTGCTGCAATCCCTGTATTAATAGTCTATCGGCTTCTGCTTTTGAGGTATTCTGGGTTTGGGCGAATATGGGTGAGACAGCTAAGGGATTGATTCGGGGAGGTAAGGTAACGGTTAATCCGACAAGGGTGATAACCGTTAGGGTAAGTTGGGAAAATAGGCGAGTTCGAGTCATAGTAACGGATAGTAGTTCGGTTTCCGGTTTAATATCGGGCTTACTGGGCATTCAGTCATGCCATGAAACTCACACGCAAGAAGAAAATCCTGCTATTGATTATCGCATCCATGGTTGCAGCCGTTGGATTGGATATGGCGATCGCACGCAGGTTTGAATCAGGGCGGGTTTTGTTGATAAGTTATCGGTGAGTGGCTAGGTTTAGTGGCTAAACCCGCCCCTACAAGTCCACCAGAAGACGTTCCAACGGAACGTCTCTACGAGTTTCCCCATAATTCACCGGAACATCCCGAAACAAACTTAACCCCACCACTACGGGATTAAGAGCCAGAATCTGACTGAGTACCTGTGCCAAAAGGCGATCGCTTATCGGATAATGGTCTAAGTCCTGGATATCCGCCTCGGTTATCCCTACAATCACTATATAATCGCTATAGGCGGCGAGAAACGCTTCCGGACTAACCTTTATTGACATACAAAACAACCATTAACCTTAAAAAATAATTAAGCTTTATTGCTCTGATTTTTAGAATAGTTTTAACAAAAAATTTAAGCCAACTTGATAAGATTTGCTTGAAACAGGCTTATGCTAAAGTAGTGACTGACTAGGGAATCCTAAACCATTGTTCCCTTAGTCAGTAAAAATTAACGTTTAAAGACAAACAAGTATCAGGTTCAGATATCTACACCTGTCCCTAACCTATCTGCATACCCATGAGCATGACCGAAACCACATCCTGGAACGATGTCCGCATCGCCTTTAAAAAAATATGGGGATATGATAATTTCCGTCCGCCTCAAGGTGAGATTATTCGGAGTATTTTGGAAGGGCGAGATGCACTGATTGTGTTACCGACAGGTGGGGGAAAATCAATTTGTTTTCAACTTCCCGCCCTCTTACAAACCGGATTAACCTTGGTGATTTCCCCGTTAGTTGCTCTAATGGAAAATCAGGTACAGGAATTGCGCGATCGCAACTTACCCGCCGCCCTGTTACATAGTCAATTAACCCCGCAACAACGGCGACACACGCTGCAAGCCCTGGAAAACCAGGAACTCCGATTACTTTACCTCTCTCCAGAAACCCTATTAAGTGCGCCCGTTTGGGAACGACTCTCTCAGCCCCATCTAAAAATTAATGGATTAATTCTCGATGAGGCACATTGTCTGGTGCAATGGGGTGATACCTTTAGACCCGCGTATCGGCGTCTAGGCGCAGTACGACCCACCCTACTCAAATCTAAACCACCCGGCAGCCAAATCCCGATCGCAGCATTTACGGCGACGGCTGATCCCAGCGCCCAAGACACCATCAGCCAGGTGTTGCAATTACAACACCCCCAAGCCTTTTTAATCAGTCCCTATCGCCAAAATCTCAACCTAGACGTGCAAATTGTCTGGACACCACGGGGACGCCGCCAGAAGATGTTACAGTTCATTCAAGCCAGAAATCGGCAATCGGGGTTAGTTTATGTCCGTTCCCGGCGAGATGGCGAGGAATTAGCCCAATGGTTTGGGGAACGGGGGTATGCGACAACCGCCTATCACGCCGGGTTAAGTTCCCAAGAACGGCGAGAGATTGAACAGAGTTGGCTGAGTGGCAAAACCCAATTTGTGGTGTGTACCTGCGCCTTTGGGATGGGCATCAATAAGCCTGATGTGCGTTGGGTGGTACATTTTCAGCCTCCCCAATTATTATCAGAATATATCCAAGAAGTCGGTCGCGGTGGACGCGATGGCAAACCCGCAGACGCCCTGACGTTGATCAGTGAGCCGACGGGGTGGTTAAATTCAGAGGATAAGCAAAAGCGTCAGTTTTTTGTTGATCAGATGCGATCGCAATACCAAGACGCCCAGCGTTTAGTCAAAAAGCTACCTGAACATGGAAATGTAGCCGCTGTCAGCCAACAATTTCGCCAGGGTGAGGTTGCATTAGCCCTGCTGCACAGTGCGGAACAATTGGAATGGCAAGATCCCTTTCATTATCACAAACACCCATCCTCCGATTCCCGCGCTTTGGTTAACTTAAGTTCTCACCAAGTCCAAGTACAGAAACTGATGACACAATACCTGACAACTCGCCAATGTCGTTGGCAGTTTTTATTAAAGGCGTTTGGGTTTAAAAAGGAGGCGATGGGATTAAAATGTGGACATTGTGATAATTGTCGGAAATAGGCAATAGGCAATAGGCAATAGGCAATAGGGAGATGAGGGAGCTGGGGGAGATGAGGGAGATGAGGAAGGTGAATGATCAATGACTAGAAAAGAGTTTTATGTGTAGGGGCGGGTTTCACTACTATCATTTTTTTGTCCACCCTAATGTCACTAAACCCGCCCTGTCTAAATGACAAATGCCCAATGAAAAATGACCAATGAAAAATGACCAATTACGAATGAAAAATAACAAAATTATTTCTATTTTTATAAGTACATTTTTATGGGTAACTGTATCCTCCTCCCAGAGTCTAAACGCTCAAGGTGAAGAGGGATTACAGTTACAAGATTTTAGTTACTGGGCTAACCTCTGTGCTTCCCAAAAAGAGGCGAAAAACTATGAAGAAGCCCTAGAAGCCTGTGATCAAGCGATCGCGTTAAATCCTAATGAACCTCAAGCCTGGATTGATCGAGGTGATATTCAACGGGCATTAAATAATTATGCCGAAGCCGCCGCCTCTTATGGGCAGGTGATTCGCCTAGAACCGAGACATTCTGAAGCCTGGGCAAAGCGATGCGCGGCAAATATTCAATTGGCAAACTATGAAGCCGCGATAACTGACTGTGAAACGGCGTTGCAAATTGATGAAACTTGGAATCAGGTGACACGGGCTTATGCGTTGTATCATCAAGGGTTAGCCCTTTGGGGACAAGCCGAACGAGAAAAGGCGCTATTTTCCTTTGATTTAGCGGTTCAAAGTAATCCAGATTATTCCCTGGCTTGGGCGCAACGCTGTCTGTTATTATCCCAATTTGATCAGACGAATGATGCTCTTAATTCCTGTGAACGGGCGTTACAGGTGAATGGGGATTGGGGAAATCGGACTCCCGCGATCGCGTGGACGAATCGTGGTAAAATTCTGGCTCAGTTGAGACAGTATGACGCCGCTCTAGAGTCTTATGATCAAGCCTTGGCGATTGACCCCAAGGATGCAACTGCTTGGACGGAACAAGGTAAGGTTTTATTAATTATTGGTCAACTGGGTGAAGCGTTAACCTCTCAGGAATGGGCGCTGAAAATTCGTCCCGATTATGCTTTAGCCTTAGCCAATCAATGTGCCACTTTGAATCAACTGAGTCAATATGAAGATGCTTTAGCCGCTTGCGATCAAGCGATTCAAGAGGGAGATGGGCGTTGGGGAGAAGAAGGGGCGGCGTATGCGTGGAGTCATCGGGCGGATGCGCTGACGGGTTTAGGTCGATTTCAAGAGGCGTTGGCATCCGCTAATCGGGCGGTAGCACTCAATCCTGACTATGCTGATCCCTGGAGTAGTCGGGGGGCGACGCTGTGGTTTATGGGGCGGTTTGAAGAGGCGCTAGGGGCGACAGAACAGGCGATTGCGATTAACCCCAATTCCTCGAAGGGTTGGTTTAACTATGCCCGAATTCTGACCACATTGGGAGAGTATAATGAAGCGCGTGCTGCTTATCAACGGGCGCTGTTAGGGGATGCGAACGTGGGCAATATTCTGACTCTGGCAGAGATTTGGGTGAATCTGAGTGGCTTAGATTTCCGTTTGCAACGCTATCAAGAGGCGATCACCGCAGCCGAACGAGCAATTGGCATTAATCCGGATTTGGCAGCAGCATGGTATAATAGGGGGTTATCACTCATGGCATTAAATCAATACCGTGATGCTGTAGTCACTTATAATCGTGCGATCGCGATCGATGCAGAGAATGCTGATTTTTGGGCAGGTAAAGGCATAGCGCTACGGTTTTTAGAGCAATATCCTCAAGCCTTGGAAGCCTTGCAAACCGCATTAGAATTGAATCCATCTCATCCGCAAGCATTGGTTAATCAAGAGTTTGTTATGCAAAAGTTACAAACGCCTAATGGGATGGAGGCTTTACCAAATTCAGGGGTTAGGTAAAATCGAAAAATCTGGATGTTAATGCTTCTCCCCTACGAATGCGTGATTTCCTATCCGTTCTACAACACTTACAGCGCTTTTCAAGTGGGGAGGGCGGGTTTTGTTGTTCAGTTATTGGTGACTAGCTGAATTGATTCCCTAAACCCGCCCCTACAATTGTCCCTAAACCCCCATTGACAATCTTTAATTTTACTTGTGTCCACCGATTTATGAAACATTCTAAACCGTTAACGGCATACCGTGATTATCCTCATGGGGTTGATGCTGTTGAGGATAATACGCCTACCCTTACCTCAGACGGATTTTAACGTTGCGATCGCAGAACCCTATGGTAGACTTCCGTGATGAATATGAGTAACTGATGCCAAACTGCGGTAAACTAGAATAATACGTTTTTGAATTTTTTAGCAGAATTTTGTTACAAGCCCTATGACTGTGGTAATTTCAGCAGCTCGTTCAGCGACATCTGCTGCACCAACTCAAGCTCCTGAAAAATCGCGTCAAGTTACCCGCAAGCCTTATCCTAACTATAAGGTGATTGTTCTCGATGATGATTTCAACACCTTTCAGCATGTCCATGACTGCTTGGTGAAGTATATTCCCGGAATGAGCAGCGATTACGCTTGGAAACTGACGAATCAGGTTCACTTTGAAGGTCAAGCCATTGTTTGGGTTGGTCCTCAGGAACAAGCTGAACTCTATCACCAACAGCTAAGTCGGGCTGGATTAACTATGGCTCCCCTGGAGGCGGCGTAAATGTAGAGACGTAGAATGCTACGTCTGGGAGAGGGGGTAATGATTTTGCACAAAACTGATCGATATGCAATTTAGATGTACAACTTATCATGGGTAAGTCCAATGGCGGTAGACTGGTTTGGAATCACTCAACTCACTTACCCGGGTTGATTCCGGTTCTAGAACGTCTCACTAGCTATACAGGGATTCAAACGATTACGCCGGCTGTCATTGGACGGGCGAGAAGTCATCGTCCTCGCTTAGAATTAAAAGTGTCTGTACCCATTCGCGGTGGATATAAAATTATAGCTCGCTCTGGTAAAACCTTTCAAGAAGTGTTTATTGTTACTGAGTTGAGTAAGCGAGAATTAGAAGGTGCGATTTCACAAGCCTTGAAAAAGAAAAAGTAATCAGTCAAGTGTAGATGCGGTGTAGGGGCGGGTTTAGCCGCTTAATTGCGATACCCACTGATAACCTTTAAACAAAACCCGCCCTTTTCCTTCTAAGCTTATCCCAATTTTTACCACGGACTTCCCACTAATGTAAACGCACTCCAATAATAAGGATGCGTCAATTCTCTATCCGGTAAATCAGCTAACTGGGGCGGTAAAGGAATCGTATAATTCGGAGTCACCAATTGACCATTTTCTATTCGCACCTCACCCCGAATCATCGCTAACTGTGCCTGTCGCAATGCTTCAGCTTTAATCGGGACTTCTTTTAACTGGGAATAAAAGGTAGTCATTAACCCCAACGTCGCGTCATCACTGACATACCAGAGACTACCCAACGCTGATTTTACTCCCGCTTGTACTGCCAAGCCAGTAAATCCTAACTCAGCTTCTTCATTCCCTAACGCTGTACGACAGGCGCTTAATACCATCAGTTCCACAGGTGGATTACTTAACCCCAATTCTCGAATTTGGTTCAAGGATAGTCTAGTATCCCAAAACTGGATATATGAGTTTTCCGGCTTACCCGATTTAAACTCCCCATGGGTAGCTAAGTGCAGGATACCAAACGGGGTTCGATTGCGAACTGTTTTCAATCTTTGGGGAGTAAACGTATAATTTAGAAAGGATTCACCCTGCCATAATTTATCAGTAATCGTCGCCAACTCAATCGGGACAGCCGGTAAAGGATTTTGATCTTGAAATTCAGACGCCCCCATTGCCAACACCTCCAGATTTCTCACATCCACATAGCGGGTATCCGTCAGCGATAAACTCGGCATCAACCCAATACTATAGCGTTCCAAAATAAACCCATTCCCATCATGCAAAACCGCCATCGGTAATGAACGCAACCCTACATCCACAACAAACGCCAAATTATTAATCTCTCGACTCGCCAACTCCGCTTCCAAAGGGGCAATTAACCACTGATAAAGCTGTTGTGACACCGGAAGATAAGGACGAGGAATCCGCACATCCGTCACAGCGCGACGCAATTGTTGACTCCTATTCAAAACCTTCTCTCGCGTCGCCCCCGGTACAGAAAATCGCATCGGTTTCCCCTCAGCCGTCACCAAAATCAACTCCAATTGTTCCCCTGAAGAAGACAACAAATCCTCCTCAGACATCGCCACCAAACCGCCATCCCCCTCTGCGAACCTCTGCGCTACCCTCTGCGTTCCTCTGCGTTTCCCTAAATGCTTAACTGACGCATTTGTCGGCACAAACATGACATAAACCAGCGCAGGTTTCACCCCAGCCACCCGTTCAATTCGTTGTAACGTGGCTTGGGCTTGTGCCAAGGTAATAATTGGCGTATCCCCTAACCCAAAATACTCCTCATATTGATTCGTAAACGCCGCTTCAGCTTCAGCTATTGGATTGAAAACCGGGGAACTCGCGACTATCGCACTCTCTTTTGTGATATCGTCAGTGTCATCAGTCTGGGAACAATAAGGTGGACAAGTTCCCGTAATTGTCGGGGTAATAATCTGAATATTTCCTAACGTGAAACTACCCGGAAACGATTCAAACGGGGAAATCGTAAACTCACCACTACTAATCCCTGCACTTGTCCCATTGGTTGTTCCATCTCCCACATCAAACGGAGTTCCTTGCACACCGCCCCCGTGACGAATTGTAATATCACCACCTTCGATTCCGCCTGCTGTAGAGATACTGGTAAGACTCCCATTTTGGTCAGTAAAATCGTTCGTAGCCCGGAAAAATCGCTCTGTGGTGATATCAACATTACCGCCGTTTCCATTACTCCCACCTTGGGCATTAATCACGCTAACCTGAATATCGCCACTGGGGTCTAAAATAACATTACCGCCATCACCAACACTCCCACTAGTATTAATTTCGCCTGTTGTAATCGCCTGTGCTGCTTGGATTACGATATTACCGCCGCTGTTTCCAGAACTATTCAGGTTTCCAGTAGTAACGGTGCTGTTATCGCTGGTTAAACTAATGTCCCGACTGGGATTGAAAATATCGCCCGTGCTGATATCTTGGTTTGCCAATAGCGTTAATGTGGCGTTGTCGTCTCCGAATAACGTACCGCTTGTGTAGTTAATCGAATTGGCTTGTAAGGTAACGGGGTCATTAAATGTCGCATCACCCGCCAATGTGATTACACCGGTGTTATTGTCGCCTCCGATAATAAGTTGAGTAAATCCGTTTTGTAGATTAGTGAGTTCGTTGGTATTAAGATTCAAGCGAGTATCATTAATCGTGTTGCCAATTGTAATGCCTAAATTAGGGTCTAGTGGTTGGATTTGAAGTAGAGTATTGCCTTGAATTGTTCCTAACCTGATTTCATTAGCCGTGAGACTTATATTACCTAATCCGCTAGCGGCAATTCCACCATCATCTCCAACTAAAATTCCCTGGCTGGTGTTATCTGCGCCGTTAACTATTCCTTCTAGACTAATATTACCTGTCCCGGTTGTTTGAACAACACCGCCACCAAACCCTAAAACACTAAACCCACCCACCCAAATGCCATAATGATTTGTTCCTGTTCCTTGACTAGTTCCCTGAAGGAAAATATCACCGTTGATTGAGGTAACTCTGGAGTTTTCTTCGATAACGACAATACCATCATTACTCATCGTTCCTTGTCCACTTGTTCCCACGAGAGTAATGTTTCCACTTCCAGTGGATTCTACGCCGCCGCCAGCGACAATAGAAATACCATCGTTCCCGAATTCTCCATTACTGGTTGCGTCAGTTGTACCTGTAATTTCAATCGCACCTGTTCCTGTTGATTGAACTAAAGCACCCTCTTGAATCGAAACACCGTGATTTTCTTGTCCAGTACCATTACCACCAGTACCTGTTAGGCTAATATTTCCATCACCTGAAGAAACACGAGAATTTGTCCCAACAATCCTGATTCCACCATTAATATTTTGTCCGTTTCCACCCGTTCCCTTAAAACTAATTGTTCCGATTCCCAACGATTCCACTACACCACCGTCTGTGACAAGAATACCGAAGTTTTCGTCACCCATGCCAATACCTGTACCCGTCAGATTAATATCTCCATCGACTGAAGAGATACTCGAACCTGCATCTCCCAGTCTTATCCCACTATTATTATCCGTTCCGGTTCCGCCTGTCCCTATCAGGGTAATATTCCCGGTTGCGGTG from Coleofasciculus chthonoplastes PCC 7420 encodes the following:
- the tadA gene encoding tRNA adenosine(34) deaminase TadA — translated: MLPPINQVAYQKHRHWMNRSLAIAQSAGEAGEVPVGAVIIDNQDNLIATGENRRERDRDPTAHAEILALRAAGQALNTWHLNTCTLYVTLEPCAMCSGAIILARLGLLVYGADDPKTGTIRTVANSPDSAYSNHRLPVLAGIMETECREYLKSWFAQRRQRDLQSTLNHDINRTVPSVDDRGSQTS
- a CDS encoding RecQ family ATP-dependent DNA helicase, which translates into the protein MSMTETTSWNDVRIAFKKIWGYDNFRPPQGEIIRSILEGRDALIVLPTGGGKSICFQLPALLQTGLTLVISPLVALMENQVQELRDRNLPAALLHSQLTPQQRRHTLQALENQELRLLYLSPETLLSAPVWERLSQPHLKINGLILDEAHCLVQWGDTFRPAYRRLGAVRPTLLKSKPPGSQIPIAAFTATADPSAQDTISQVLQLQHPQAFLISPYRQNLNLDVQIVWTPRGRRQKMLQFIQARNRQSGLVYVRSRRDGEELAQWFGERGYATTAYHAGLSSQERREIEQSWLSGKTQFVVCTCAFGMGINKPDVRWVVHFQPPQLLSEYIQEVGRGGRDGKPADALTLISEPTGWLNSEDKQKRQFFVDQMRSQYQDAQRLVKKLPEHGNVAAVSQQFRQGEVALALLHSAEQLEWQDPFHYHKHPSSDSRALVNLSSHQVQVQKLMTQYLTTRQCRWQFLLKAFGFKKEAMGLKCGHCDNCRK
- the clpS gene encoding ATP-dependent Clp protease adapter ClpS, which produces MTVVISAARSATSAAPTQAPEKSRQVTRKPYPNYKVIVLDDDFNTFQHVHDCLVKYIPGMSSDYAWKLTNQVHFEGQAIVWVGPQEQAELYHQQLSRAGLTMAPLEAA
- a CDS encoding lysophospholipid acyltransferase family protein, whose amino-acid sequence is MQLQSREQNQTPSTLDKPDSKTVNSAKIVPVNSNVSPWLTSIFYPLGRRILMPLYFGRLQVTGQDNIPKTGPVILAPTHRSRWDGLTMAYAAGKPVTGRDLRFMVSQDEMKGLQGWFIRRLGGFPVNTKHPGISSIRHSVELLRRGEALVMFPEGNIFRHGDVNPLKPGMARIALQAESNQPGLGLKIVPVSIRYSDPVPQWGSDIDIQIGSALDVAKYCNQSAKKGAQQLTTDLEIALKQVDQKLEVIKEAV
- a CDS encoding DUF2103 domain-containing protein: MGKSNGGRLVWNHSTHLPGLIPVLERLTSYTGIQTITPAVIGRARSHRPRLELKVSVPIRGGYKIIARSGKTFQEVFIVTELSKRELEGAISQALKKKK
- a CDS encoding CHASE2 domain-containing protein — translated: MSIKVSPEAFLAAYSDYIVIVGITEADIQDLDHYPISDRLLAQVLSQILALNPVVVGLSLFRDVPVNYGETRRDVPLERLLVDL
- a CDS encoding tetratricopeptide repeat protein; its protein translation is MKNDQLRMKNNKIISIFISTFLWVTVSSSQSLNAQGEEGLQLQDFSYWANLCASQKEAKNYEEALEACDQAIALNPNEPQAWIDRGDIQRALNNYAEAAASYGQVIRLEPRHSEAWAKRCAANIQLANYEAAITDCETALQIDETWNQVTRAYALYHQGLALWGQAEREKALFSFDLAVQSNPDYSLAWAQRCLLLSQFDQTNDALNSCERALQVNGDWGNRTPAIAWTNRGKILAQLRQYDAALESYDQALAIDPKDATAWTEQGKVLLIIGQLGEALTSQEWALKIRPDYALALANQCATLNQLSQYEDALAACDQAIQEGDGRWGEEGAAYAWSHRADALTGLGRFQEALASANRAVALNPDYADPWSSRGATLWFMGRFEEALGATEQAIAINPNSSKGWFNYARILTTLGEYNEARAAYQRALLGDANVGNILTLAEIWVNLSGLDFRLQRYQEAITAAERAIGINPDLAAAWYNRGLSLMALNQYRDAVVTYNRAIAIDAENADFWAGKGIALRFLEQYPQALEALQTALELNPSHPQALVNQEFVMQKLQTPNGMEALPNSGVR
- a CDS encoding tetratricopeptide repeat protein gives rise to the protein MPSKPDIKPETELLSVTMTRTRLFSQLTLTVITLVGLTVTLPPRINPLAVSPIFAQTQNTSKAEADRLLIQGLQQFQRRQFREAIESWQKSLSIFQEIGDRQGVAKSLTNLGIAYYSLSQYEKAIELYQQSLSIFQEIGDQLGVADSLNNLGIAYYSLSQYEKAIELYQQSLSIFQEIGDQLGVADSLNNFGNVYYSLSQYKKAIELFQQALPIFQEIGDRRGVADSLNNLGNAYNNLSQYEKAIEFHQQSLSIRQEIGDRQGVAKSLMNFGNVYGNLSQYEKAIELYQQALPIFQEIGDRRGVADSLNNLGNAYNNLSQYEKAIEFHQQSLSIRQEIGDRQGVAKSLTNLGSAYSNLSQYEKVIELYQQALPIFQEIGDRRGKAGSFMNLGSAYSNLSQYEKAIELYQQSLSIFQEIGDRRGEAGSFMNLGIAYGNLSQYEKAIELYQQSLSIFQEIGDRRGEAITLYNLGLTYRAMGQEQKAREFFEQAEAIKREIGID